In Tachysurus fulvidraco isolate hzauxx_2018 chromosome 11, HZAU_PFXX_2.0, whole genome shotgun sequence, one DNA window encodes the following:
- the LOC113649434 gene encoding testis-expressed protein 26, which produces MANSDGRKWDPYETSQKRDFISRPSTPVPVLRPPTSRAYRNSYALDGPIGATAYSKDFCWKTPSKPECVRTGTASGNRRNNPHPSQGFMVWRLPPGLKLCENPPPEDEVKNALSAQYKSTYRKDFLGIPQGIMMKRRALNPVKHISEVPQSIQTEMRYNYRKPVQRPEFQGNISHREATKGIVPAVVPRHIHTQESMKSTYDRHFCGKSTDFASVLRSLQPDELQHFYKHLPEKEKMVLQTFLKKTPSPPGQGKKIIEPVALTQPPAVLDRISVWPGPL; this is translated from the exons ATGGCCAACAGTG ATGGCAGAAAATGGGACCCGTATGAGACCTCACAGAAAAGGGATTTTATAAGCAGACCAAGTACACCGGTTCCAGTTTTACG GCCACCTACTTCCAGGGCCTATAGAAATTCATATGCTTTGGACGGACCCATTGGTGCAACTGCATATAGCAAAGACTTTTGCTGGAAAACTCCATCTAAGCCTGAGTGTGTCCGGACTGGGACAGCCTCTGGCAACAGGAGAAACAATCCACACCCAAGCCag GGTTTTATGGTATGGAGGCTTCCCCCTGGATTGAAGCTTTGTGAAAACCCCCCACCAGAGGATGAAGTAAAAAACGCTCTGTCTGCTCAGTACAAGTCAACATACAGAAAAGACTTTTTGGGCATCCCTCAAG GCATCATGATGAAACGTAGAGCCCTAAATCCTGTTAAGCACATTTCAGAGGTCCCCCAGAGCATCCAGACTGAGATGAGATATAACTATCGTAAGCCCGTTCAGAGACCTGAATTTCAGGGAAATATATCCCACCGTGAGGCAACAAAGGGGATAG tCCCTGCAGTAGTTCCGAGGCATATCCACACCCAGGAAAGCATGAAGTCTACCTACGACAGGCATTTCTGTGGCAAATCCACAGACTTTGCTTCAGTGCTCAGATCTCTTCAGCCTGATGAACTCCAGCACTTCTACAAACATTTACCTGAAAAGg AAAAAATGGTGTTGCAAACATTTTTGAAGAAAACCCCAAGTCCCCCTggtcaaggaaaaaaaataattgagcCAGTGGCACTCACGCAACCTCCTGCGGTGCTAGACAGGATATCCGTCTGGCCTGGGCCTCTGTGA